One window of the Macaca thibetana thibetana isolate TM-01 chromosome 1, ASM2454274v1, whole genome shotgun sequence genome contains the following:
- the SLC27A3 gene encoding long-chain fatty acid transport protein 3 isoform X1, whose amino-acid sequence MFASGWNQTVPTEEAGSMAALLLLPLLLLLPLLLLKLHLWPQLRWLPADLAFALRALRCKRALRARALAAAAADPESPEGGCSLAWRLAELARQRPAHTFLIHGSRRFSYSEAERESNRAARAFLRALGWDGGPGGSDSGAGSAGEGERAAPGAGDAAAGSGAGLAGGNGAARGGGAAALLAPGATVALLLPAGPEFLWLWFGLAKAGLRTAFVPTALRRGPLLHCLRSCGARALVLAPEFLESLEPDLPALRGMGLHLWAAGPGTHPAGISDLLAEVSAEVDGPVPGYLSSPQSITDTCLYIFTSGTTGLPKAARISHLKILQCQGFYQLCGVHQEDVIYLALPLYHMSGSLLGVVGCLGIGATVVLKSRFSAGQFWEDCQQHRVTVFQYIGELCRYLVNQPLSKAEHGHKVRLAVGSGLRPDTWERFVRRFGPLQVLETYGLTEGNVATINYTGQQGAVGRASWLYKHIFPFSLIRYDVTLGEPIRDPRGHCVATSPGEPGLLVAPVSQQSPFLGYAGGPELAQGKLLKDVFRPGDVFFNTGDLLVCDDQGFLRFHDRTGDTFRWKGENVATTEVAEVFEALDFLQEVNVYGVTVPGHEGRAGMAALVLRPPHSLDLMQLYTHVSENLPPYARPRFLRLQESLATTETFKQQKVRMAEEGFDPSTLSDPLYVLDQAAGAYLPLTPTRYGALLAGDLRI is encoded by the exons ATGTTTGCTAGCGGCTGGAACCAGACGGTGCCGACGGAAGAAGCGGGCTCCATGGCTGCcctcctgctgctgcccctgctgcTGTTGCTACCGCTGCTGCTGCTGAAGCTACACCTCTGGCCGCAATTGCGCTGGCTCCCGGCGGACTTGGCCTTCGCGCTGCGCGCCCTGCGCTGCAAAAGGGCTCTTCGAGCTCGCGCCCTGGCCGCGGCTGCCGCCGACCCGGAAAGTCCCGAGGGGGGCTGCAGCCTGGCCTGGCGCCTCGCGGAACTAGCCCGGCAGCGCCCCGCGCACACCTTTCTCATTCACGGCTCGCGGCGCTTTAGCTACTCGGAGGCGGAGCGCGAGAGTAACAGGGCTGCACGCGCCTTCCTACGTGCGCTAGGCTGGGACGGGGGACCCGGCGGCAGCGACAGTGGCGCGGGGAGCGCTGGAGAAGGCGAGCGAGCGGCGCCGGGCGCCGGAGATGCAGCGGCCGGAAGCGGCGCGGGGCTTGCTGGAGGGAACGGTGCGGCCAGAGGTGGAGGAGCCGCCGCCCTTCTGGCACCTGGAGCAACCGTGGCGCTGCTCCTCCCCGCCGGCCCGGAGTTTCTGTGGCTCTGGTTCGGGCTGGCCAAGGCCGGCCTGCGCACGGCCTTTGTGCCCACCGCCCTGCGCCGGGGCCCCCTGCTGCACTGCCTCCGCAGCTGCGGCGCGCGCGCGCTGGTGCTGGCGCCAG AGTTTCTGGAATCCCTGGAGCCGGACCTGCCCGCCCTGAGAGGCATGGGGCTTCACCTGTGGGCTGCAGGCCCAGGAACCCACCCTGCTGGAATTAGCGATTTGCTGGCTGAAGTGTCCGCTGAAGTGGATGGGCCAGTGCCAGGATACCTCTCTTCCCCCCAGAGCATAACAGACACGTGCCTGTACATCTTTACCTCTGGCACCACGG GCCTCCCCAAGGCTGCTCGGATCAGTCATCTGAAGATCCTGCAATGCCAGGGCTTCTACCAGCTGTGTGGTGTCCACCAGGAAGATGTGATCTACCTCGCCCTCCCACTCTACCATATGTCCGGCTCCCTGCTGGGTGTTGTGGGCTGCTTGGGCATTG GGGCCACAGTGGTGCTGAAGTCCAGGTTCTCGGCTGGTCAGTTCTGGGAAGATTGCCAGCAGCACAGGGTGACCGTGTTCCAGTACATTGGGGAGTTGTGTCGATACCTTGTCAACCAGCCCCTG AGCAAGGCAGAACACGGCCATAAGGTCCGGCTGGCAGTGGGCAGCGGGCTGCGCCCAGACACCTGGGAGCGTTTTGTGCGGCGCTTTGGGCCCCTGCAGGTGCTGGAGACATATGGACTGACAGAGGGCAACGTGGCCACCATCAACTACACAGGACAGCAGGGCGCTGTGGGGCGTGCTTCCTGGCTTTACAAG CATATCTTCCCCTTCTCCTTGATTCGCTATGATGTCACCTTAGGAGAGCCGATTCGGGACCCCCGGGGGCACTGTGTGGCCACATCTCCAG GTGAGCCAGGGCTGCTGGTGGCCCCGGTAAGCCAGCAGTCCCCATTCCTGGGCTACGCTGGTGGGCCAGAGCTGGCCCAGGGGAAGTTGCTAAAGGATGTCTTCCGGCCTGGGGATGTTTTCTTCAACACTGGGGACCTGCTGGTCTGCGATGACCAAGGTTTTCTCCGCTTCCATGATCGTACTGGAGACACCTTCAG GTGGAAGGGGGAGAATGTGGCCACAACCGAGGTGGCAGAGGTCTTTGAGGCCCTGGATTTTCTTCAGGAGGTGAACGTCTATGGAGTCACTGTGCCAG GGCATGAAGGCAGGGCTGGAATGGCAGCCCTGGTCCTGCGTCCCCCCCACTCTTTGGACCTTATGCAGCTCTACACCCACGTGTCTGAGAACTTGCCACCTTATGCCCGGCCCCGATTCCTCAGGCTCCAG GAGTCTTTGGCCACCACAGAGACCTTCAAACAGCAGAAAGTGCGGATGGCAGAGGAGGGCTTCGACCCCAGCACCCTGTCCGACCCACTGTACGTTCTGGACCAGGCTGCAGGTGCCTACCTGCCCCTCACACCTACCCGGTACGGTGCCCTCCTGGCAGGGGACCTTCGAATCTGA
- the SLC27A3 gene encoding long-chain fatty acid transport protein 3 isoform X2, producing the protein MFASGWNQTVPTEEAGSMAALLLLPLLLLLPLLLLKLHLWPQLRWLPADLAFALRALRCKRALRARALAAAAADPESPEGGCSLAWRLAELARQRPAHTFLIHGSRRFSYSEAERESNRAARAFLRALGWDGGPGGSDSGAGSAGEGERAAPGAGDAAAGSGAGLAGGNGAARGGGAAALLAPGATVALLLPAGPEFLWLWFGLAKAGLRTAFVPTALRRGPLLHCLRSCGARALVLAPEFLESLEPDLPALRGMGLHLWAAGPGTHPAGISDLLAEVSAEVDGPVPGYLSSPQSITDTCLYIFTSGTTGLPKAARISHLKILQCQGFYQLCGVHQEDVIYLALPLYHMSGSLLGVVGCLGIGATVVLKSRFSAGQFWEDCQQHRVTVFQYIGELCRYLVNQPLVLETYGLTEGNVATINYTGQQGAVGRASWLYKHIFPFSLIRYDVTLGEPIRDPRGHCVATSPGEPGLLVAPVSQQSPFLGYAGGPELAQGKLLKDVFRPGDVFFNTGDLLVCDDQGFLRFHDRTGDTFRWKGENVATTEVAEVFEALDFLQEVNVYGVTVPGHEGRAGMAALVLRPPHSLDLMQLYTHVSENLPPYARPRFLRLQESLATTETFKQQKVRMAEEGFDPSTLSDPLYVLDQAAGAYLPLTPTRYGALLAGDLRI; encoded by the exons ATGTTTGCTAGCGGCTGGAACCAGACGGTGCCGACGGAAGAAGCGGGCTCCATGGCTGCcctcctgctgctgcccctgctgcTGTTGCTACCGCTGCTGCTGCTGAAGCTACACCTCTGGCCGCAATTGCGCTGGCTCCCGGCGGACTTGGCCTTCGCGCTGCGCGCCCTGCGCTGCAAAAGGGCTCTTCGAGCTCGCGCCCTGGCCGCGGCTGCCGCCGACCCGGAAAGTCCCGAGGGGGGCTGCAGCCTGGCCTGGCGCCTCGCGGAACTAGCCCGGCAGCGCCCCGCGCACACCTTTCTCATTCACGGCTCGCGGCGCTTTAGCTACTCGGAGGCGGAGCGCGAGAGTAACAGGGCTGCACGCGCCTTCCTACGTGCGCTAGGCTGGGACGGGGGACCCGGCGGCAGCGACAGTGGCGCGGGGAGCGCTGGAGAAGGCGAGCGAGCGGCGCCGGGCGCCGGAGATGCAGCGGCCGGAAGCGGCGCGGGGCTTGCTGGAGGGAACGGTGCGGCCAGAGGTGGAGGAGCCGCCGCCCTTCTGGCACCTGGAGCAACCGTGGCGCTGCTCCTCCCCGCCGGCCCGGAGTTTCTGTGGCTCTGGTTCGGGCTGGCCAAGGCCGGCCTGCGCACGGCCTTTGTGCCCACCGCCCTGCGCCGGGGCCCCCTGCTGCACTGCCTCCGCAGCTGCGGCGCGCGCGCGCTGGTGCTGGCGCCAG AGTTTCTGGAATCCCTGGAGCCGGACCTGCCCGCCCTGAGAGGCATGGGGCTTCACCTGTGGGCTGCAGGCCCAGGAACCCACCCTGCTGGAATTAGCGATTTGCTGGCTGAAGTGTCCGCTGAAGTGGATGGGCCAGTGCCAGGATACCTCTCTTCCCCCCAGAGCATAACAGACACGTGCCTGTACATCTTTACCTCTGGCACCACGG GCCTCCCCAAGGCTGCTCGGATCAGTCATCTGAAGATCCTGCAATGCCAGGGCTTCTACCAGCTGTGTGGTGTCCACCAGGAAGATGTGATCTACCTCGCCCTCCCACTCTACCATATGTCCGGCTCCCTGCTGGGTGTTGTGGGCTGCTTGGGCATTG GGGCCACAGTGGTGCTGAAGTCCAGGTTCTCGGCTGGTCAGTTCTGGGAAGATTGCCAGCAGCACAGGGTGACCGTGTTCCAGTACATTGGGGAGTTGTGTCGATACCTTGTCAACCAGCCCCTG GTGCTGGAGACATATGGACTGACAGAGGGCAACGTGGCCACCATCAACTACACAGGACAGCAGGGCGCTGTGGGGCGTGCTTCCTGGCTTTACAAG CATATCTTCCCCTTCTCCTTGATTCGCTATGATGTCACCTTAGGAGAGCCGATTCGGGACCCCCGGGGGCACTGTGTGGCCACATCTCCAG GTGAGCCAGGGCTGCTGGTGGCCCCGGTAAGCCAGCAGTCCCCATTCCTGGGCTACGCTGGTGGGCCAGAGCTGGCCCAGGGGAAGTTGCTAAAGGATGTCTTCCGGCCTGGGGATGTTTTCTTCAACACTGGGGACCTGCTGGTCTGCGATGACCAAGGTTTTCTCCGCTTCCATGATCGTACTGGAGACACCTTCAG GTGGAAGGGGGAGAATGTGGCCACAACCGAGGTGGCAGAGGTCTTTGAGGCCCTGGATTTTCTTCAGGAGGTGAACGTCTATGGAGTCACTGTGCCAG GGCATGAAGGCAGGGCTGGAATGGCAGCCCTGGTCCTGCGTCCCCCCCACTCTTTGGACCTTATGCAGCTCTACACCCACGTGTCTGAGAACTTGCCACCTTATGCCCGGCCCCGATTCCTCAGGCTCCAG GAGTCTTTGGCCACCACAGAGACCTTCAAACAGCAGAAAGTGCGGATGGCAGAGGAGGGCTTCGACCCCAGCACCCTGTCCGACCCACTGTACGTTCTGGACCAGGCTGCAGGTGCCTACCTGCCCCTCACACCTACCCGGTACGGTGCCCTCCTGGCAGGGGACCTTCGAATCTGA
- the SLC27A3 gene encoding long-chain fatty acid transport protein 3 isoform X3 — MFASGWNQTVPTEEAGSMAALLLLPLLLLLPLLLLKLHLWPQLRWLPADLAFALRALRCKRALRARALAAAAADPESPEGGCSLAWRLAELARQRPAHTFLIHGSRRFSYSEAERESNRAARAFLRALGWDGGPGGSDSGAGSAGEGERAAPGAGDAAAGSGAGLAGGNGAARGGGAAALLAPGATVALLLPAGPEFLWLWFGLAKAGLRTAFVPTALRRGPLLHCLRSCGARALVLAPEFLESLEPDLPALRGMGLHLWAAGPGTHPAGISDLLAEVSAEVDGPVPGYLSSPQSITDTCLYIFTSGTTGLPKAARISHLKILQCQGFYQLCGVHQEDVIYLALPLYHMSGSLLGVVGCLGIGATVVLKSRFSAGQFWEDCQQHRVTVFQYIGELCRYLVNQPLSKAEHGHKVRLAVGSGLRPDTWERFVRRFGPLQVLETYGLTEGNVATINYTGQQGAVGRASWLYKHIFPFSLIRYDVTLGEPIRDPRGHCVATSPGEPGLLVAPVSQQSPFLGYAGGPELAQGKLLKDVFRPGDVFFNTGDLLVCDDQGFLRFHDRTGDTFRWKGENVATTEVAEVFEALDFLQEVNVYGVTVPGA; from the exons ATGTTTGCTAGCGGCTGGAACCAGACGGTGCCGACGGAAGAAGCGGGCTCCATGGCTGCcctcctgctgctgcccctgctgcTGTTGCTACCGCTGCTGCTGCTGAAGCTACACCTCTGGCCGCAATTGCGCTGGCTCCCGGCGGACTTGGCCTTCGCGCTGCGCGCCCTGCGCTGCAAAAGGGCTCTTCGAGCTCGCGCCCTGGCCGCGGCTGCCGCCGACCCGGAAAGTCCCGAGGGGGGCTGCAGCCTGGCCTGGCGCCTCGCGGAACTAGCCCGGCAGCGCCCCGCGCACACCTTTCTCATTCACGGCTCGCGGCGCTTTAGCTACTCGGAGGCGGAGCGCGAGAGTAACAGGGCTGCACGCGCCTTCCTACGTGCGCTAGGCTGGGACGGGGGACCCGGCGGCAGCGACAGTGGCGCGGGGAGCGCTGGAGAAGGCGAGCGAGCGGCGCCGGGCGCCGGAGATGCAGCGGCCGGAAGCGGCGCGGGGCTTGCTGGAGGGAACGGTGCGGCCAGAGGTGGAGGAGCCGCCGCCCTTCTGGCACCTGGAGCAACCGTGGCGCTGCTCCTCCCCGCCGGCCCGGAGTTTCTGTGGCTCTGGTTCGGGCTGGCCAAGGCCGGCCTGCGCACGGCCTTTGTGCCCACCGCCCTGCGCCGGGGCCCCCTGCTGCACTGCCTCCGCAGCTGCGGCGCGCGCGCGCTGGTGCTGGCGCCAG AGTTTCTGGAATCCCTGGAGCCGGACCTGCCCGCCCTGAGAGGCATGGGGCTTCACCTGTGGGCTGCAGGCCCAGGAACCCACCCTGCTGGAATTAGCGATTTGCTGGCTGAAGTGTCCGCTGAAGTGGATGGGCCAGTGCCAGGATACCTCTCTTCCCCCCAGAGCATAACAGACACGTGCCTGTACATCTTTACCTCTGGCACCACGG GCCTCCCCAAGGCTGCTCGGATCAGTCATCTGAAGATCCTGCAATGCCAGGGCTTCTACCAGCTGTGTGGTGTCCACCAGGAAGATGTGATCTACCTCGCCCTCCCACTCTACCATATGTCCGGCTCCCTGCTGGGTGTTGTGGGCTGCTTGGGCATTG GGGCCACAGTGGTGCTGAAGTCCAGGTTCTCGGCTGGTCAGTTCTGGGAAGATTGCCAGCAGCACAGGGTGACCGTGTTCCAGTACATTGGGGAGTTGTGTCGATACCTTGTCAACCAGCCCCTG AGCAAGGCAGAACACGGCCATAAGGTCCGGCTGGCAGTGGGCAGCGGGCTGCGCCCAGACACCTGGGAGCGTTTTGTGCGGCGCTTTGGGCCCCTGCAGGTGCTGGAGACATATGGACTGACAGAGGGCAACGTGGCCACCATCAACTACACAGGACAGCAGGGCGCTGTGGGGCGTGCTTCCTGGCTTTACAAG CATATCTTCCCCTTCTCCTTGATTCGCTATGATGTCACCTTAGGAGAGCCGATTCGGGACCCCCGGGGGCACTGTGTGGCCACATCTCCAG GTGAGCCAGGGCTGCTGGTGGCCCCGGTAAGCCAGCAGTCCCCATTCCTGGGCTACGCTGGTGGGCCAGAGCTGGCCCAGGGGAAGTTGCTAAAGGATGTCTTCCGGCCTGGGGATGTTTTCTTCAACACTGGGGACCTGCTGGTCTGCGATGACCAAGGTTTTCTCCGCTTCCATGATCGTACTGGAGACACCTTCAG GTGGAAGGGGGAGAATGTGGCCACAACCGAGGTGGCAGAGGTCTTTGAGGCCCTGGATTTTCTTCAGGAGGTGAACGTCTATGGAGTCACTGTGCCAGGTGCCTAG